The proteins below come from a single Yamadazyma tenuis chromosome 5, complete sequence genomic window:
- the AAT2 gene encoding Aspartate aminotransferase, cytoplasmic (COG:E; EggNog:ENOG503NUCS) — translation MSKYFPSVKELPPDPLFGLKARFTSDSRSDKVDLGIGAYRDNNGKPWILPAVKKAEAQLVSGANYNHEYLSIEGFAGFVNSAARIILGDDSVAIKENRLLSQQSLSGTGALHVAGKFLKEFYHKSDAKIYLSKPTWANHNQIFQTLGFETATYPYWDNDTKSLDLTGFLKAIDDAPKGSIFLLHACAHNPTGLDPSKTQWLEILDKLVANDHLPLFDSAYQGFASGDLELDSYSIRTAVNSKKFSAPIVICQSFAKNCGMYGERVGAVHVIPSETNEALNKAIVSQLKKIIRSEISNPPAYGSKVVATILNDPELFKQWKDDLITMSSRINQMRIKLRDSLVELQTPGTWDHIVNQTGMFSFTGLSSDMVKRLEEKHAVYLVSSGRASVAGLNEHNINKVAKSFDEVVRFYTKSKL, via the coding sequence ATGTCCAAGTACTTCCCCAGTGTCAAAGAGTTACCTCCAGACCCCTTGTTTGGGTTAAAGGCCAGATTCACCTCCGACTCTCGTTCGGATAAAGTGGATTTAGGTATTGGTGCTTACAGAGATAACAATGGTAAACCATGGATATTACCTGCTGTGAAGAAAGCTGAAGCCCAGTTGGTCAGTGGCGCCAACTACAATCATGAATATTTATCCATTGAAGGGTTTGCTGGGTTTGTCAACAGTGCTGCCAGAATCATATTGGGAGATGACTCGGTGGCTATCAAAGAGAACAGACTCCTCAGTCAACAGAGTTTAAGTGGTACTGGTGCTTTACATGTGGCCGgtaagttcttgaaagagttCTACCACAAATCCGATGCAAAGATCTATTTGTCCAAGCCAACATGGGCCAACCACAATCAGATTTTTCAAACCTTGGGGTTTGAAACTGCTACTTACCCGTACTGGGATAACGACACCAAGTCATTGGATTTGACCGGCTTCTTGAAGGCCATTGACGATGCCCCCAAAGGATCTATTTTCTTGTTACATGCTTGTGCACACAACCCCACTGGGTTGGACCCCTCTAAAACTCAGTGGCTCGAGATTTTGGATAaattggttgcaaatgaCCATTTACCTTTATTTGATAGCGCCTACCAAGGGTTTGCTAGTGGagacttggagttggataGTTACTCCATCAGAACTGCCGTGAACTCGAAGAAATTCTCTGCTCCCATTGTCATTTGCCAGTCGTTTGCTAAGAACTGTGGAATGTACGGGGAGAGAGTAGGTGCTGTTCACGTGATTCCGAGCGAAACTAACGAAGCTTTGAACAAGGCCATTGTTTCgcagttgaagaagatcatcAGATCCGAAATCTCCAACCCTCCAGCGTATGGATCCAAGGTGGTTGCAACTATTTTGAACGATCCAGAGTTGTTCAAGCAATGGAAAGATGATTTAATTACCATGAGTTCGAGGATCAACCAGATGAGAATCAAGTTGAGAGATAGTCTTGTTGAGTTACAAACTCCAGGCACCTGGGACCATATTGTAAACCAAACCGGTATGTTTTCGTTTACAGGATTGTCATCCGATATGGTCAAGAGattggaagagaagcaCGCGGTATATTTGGTAAGCAGTGGCAGAGCTTCTGTGGCCGGATTAAATGAGcacaacatcaacaaggtggCCAAATCTTTTGATGAGGTTGTTAGATTTTATACAAAGAGTAAGCTCTAA
- the ARO2 gene encoding bifunctional chorismate synthase/riboflavin reductase [NAD(P)H] aro2 (EggNog:ENOG503NUJB; BUSCO:EOG09262DUV; COG:E), protein MSSFGTLFKVTTYGESHCKSVGCIVEGVPPGLALTEEDIQPQLTRRRPGQSKLSTPRNEKDRVMIQSGTEFGKTLGSPIGMLVLNQDQRPHDYGEMDVFPRPSHADLTYIQKYGLKSSSGGGRASARETIGRVAAGAIAEHILKKINNVEIVAFVSQIGNVAMNRDCNDPTFLKILNTATKDSIDATGPIRCPDENVKDEMVKVIEKHRDSNDSIGGVVTCVIRNCPIGLGEPCFDKLEALLAHAMLSVPATKGFEIGSGFEGVKVPGSKHNDPFTYDENLKRLRTTTNNSGGIQGGISNGENIYFSVAFKSAATISQEQPTSTYDGKDGVLAAKGRHDPSVTPRAVPIVEAMAALVIMDQVLIQNKANYGTIHLPLSQASIGKPFQLIDYPGYLKYENVFRSLVSEINLKGVIFVVDSEISSFNKQINLICVKLFRMLTITESVPNGVDYLMAVNKTDLFNSLPISKIKSSLEAEMNKVIESELKNNEDDLTFWLDYMPFSFERTNGNIEFKTGSVLKDKYSDWTNWLDERVVNP, encoded by the exons ATGTCCAGTTTCGGAACGTTATTCAAAGTCACTACTTACGGTGAGTCCCACTGTAAGTCTGTCGGATGTATAGTCGAAGGGGTTCCTCCCGGGTTGGCCTTGACTGAAGAAGACATCCAACCTCAATtaaccagaagaagaccTGGCCAAAGTAAGTTAAGTACTCCGAGAAATGAAAAGGACAGAGTGATGATCCAAAGTGGAACAGAGTTCGGCAAGACCTTGGGTTCTCCTATTGGTATGTTGGTTCTTAACCAGGACCAAAGACCTCATGACTACGGTGAGATGGATGTCTTCCCAAGACCCTCTCACGCCGATTTGACTTACATTCAAAAATACGGATTGAAAAGTTCGAGTGGTGGAGGACGGGCATCTGCTAGGGAAACTATTGGCCGTGTTGCGGCCGGTGCCATTGCTGAGcatatcttgaagaaaattAACAACGTTGAAATCGTTGCATTTGTGTCTCAAATTGGTAATGTAGCAATGAACAGAGACTGTAATGATCCtaccttcttgaaaatattGAATACCGCTACTAAGGATAGCATCGATGCCACTGGTCCTATCAGATGTCCTGATGAAAACGTAAAGGACGAAATGGTCAAGGTCATTGAAAAGCATAGAGATTCCAACGACTCCATTGGAGGAGTTGTCACCTGTGTGATTAGAAATTGTCCTATCGGATTGGGAGAACCATGTTTCGATAAGTTGGAAGCCTTGTTAGCACATGCCATGTTGTCTGTGCCAGCTACAAAGGGGTTTGAAATCGGTAGTGGTTTCGAAGGTGTTAAGGTTCCAGGTTCCAAGCACAATGATCCATTTACCTACGATGAGAATCTCAAGAGATTAAGAACTACGACTAATAACAGTGGAGGTATCCAAGGGGGGATCTCCAATGGAGAAAATATCTACTTCTCTGTTGCTTTCAAGTCAGCTGCCACCATCAGTCAAGAACAACCCACTTCTACTTATGATGGTAAAGACGGAGTCTTAGCTGCAAAGGGAAGACATGATCCAAGTGTGACCCCAAGAGCCGTTCCAATTGTGGAAGCCATGGCTGctttggtgataatggATCAGGTGTTGATTCAAAATA AAGCAAACTATGGAACTATTCATCTCCCGTTGAGCCAAGCGTCTATTGGTAAGCCTTTCCAGCTCATCGATTATCCTGGATACTTGAAATATGAAAATGTGTTCAGATCGTTGGTGTCAgagatcaacttgaaagGTGTAATATTCGTGGTTGATTCAGAAATTTCCAGTTTTAACAAGCAAATCAACCTTATATGTGTGAAGTTGTTCAGGATGTTGACCATCACCGAAAGTGTCCCCAATGGAGTTGATTATTTGATGGCCGTGAACAAAActgacttgttcaactcgttgcccatctccaaaatcaaaagcTCGTTGGAGGCCGAGATGAACAAAGTCATAGAGAGCGAATTGAAAAACAACGAAGACGACTTGACTTTCTGGCTCGACTACATGCCGTTTTCTTTCGAAAGAACCAATGGTAACATCGAGTTCAAGACTGGCAGTGTGTTAAAAGACAAATATTCCGACTGGACAAATTGGTTGGATGAGAGAGTGGTCAACCCATAA
- a CDS encoding uncharacterized protein (BUSCO:EOG092651K1; COG:S; EggNog:ENOG503P6Q7) has product MSVPFTNEYKLRQVADSQSKSCVICYKSSSSVLVTTNSVDFFYVCPSHLADEHFAVHSVNDAYNALVKEKDELVELVTQLKVKIEKNKPSVFAKLPGFSSSNEGDKDKDKDKTNTYETLTKEKEIHEKKLQQLDTDIANFKFKDYVLNNDIFRMRLKNYINKKINEKRLKDMHNPGFFPAAPTSKLGDDV; this is encoded by the coding sequence ATGTCGGTGCCGTTCACAAATGAGTACAAGTTAAGGCAAGTGGCTGATTCTCAGCTGAAGTCTTGTGTGATCTGCTACAAGTCCTCGTCGAGCGTGCTCGTAACTACCAACTCGGTGGATTTTTTCTATGTGTGCCCACTGCACTTGGCTGATGAGCATTTTGCTGTGCACAGTGTTAATGATGCCTACAATGCCCTAGTCAAGGAGAAAgatgagttggtggagCTCGTCACCCAATTGAAAGTCAAGattgaaaagaacaagCCGTCGGTATTCGCTAAACTTCCTGGTTTCTCCAGTTCCAATGAGGGAGATAAGGATAAAGATAAGGATAAGACCAACACCTACGAAACTCTAACCAAGGAAAAGGAGATTCATGAGAAAAAGTTACAACAGCTTGACACGGATATcgccaacttcaagttcaaggatTATGTCTTGAACAACGACATTTTCAGaatgagattgaagaattatattaacaagaagataaacgagaagagattgaaggATATGCACAACCCCGGATTTTTCCCAGCAGCCCCCACCTCCAAACTAGGAGATGACGTATAG
- the GLC7 gene encoding type 1 serine/threonine-protein phosphatase catalytic subunit glc7 (EggNog:ENOG503NWPJ; COG:T), which yields MADHQEADIDSIVDRLLEVRGSRPGKQVTLLEHEIRYLCTKAREIFIQQPILLELEAPIKICGDIHGQYYDLLRLFEYGGFPPEANYLFLGDYVDRGKQSLETICLLLAYKIKYPENFFILRGNHECASINRIYGFYDECKRRYNIKLWKTFTDCFNCLPIAAIIDEKIFTMHGGLSPDLNTMEQIRRVMRPTDIPDVGLLCDLLWSDPDKDITGWSENDRGVSFTFGPDVVSRFLQKHDMDLICRAHQVVEDGYEFFSKRQLVTLFSAPNYCGEFDNAGAMMSVDESLLCSFQILKPADKQSKYPPHPLMGNNPQRKQKRGSK from the coding sequence ATGGCCGATCACCAAGAAGCAGATATCGACTCCATTGTTGATAGATTATTGGAGGTCAGAGGCTCCAGACCCGGTAAGCAAGTGACTTTGTTGGAGCATGAAATCAGATACTTGTGTACCAAAGCAAGAGAAATATTCATCCAGCAACCTATATTGTTAGAGTTGGAAGCTCCCATTAAAATTTGTGGTGATATCCATGGTCAATACTATGACTTGTTAAGATTATTCGAATACGGTGGTTTCCCTCCTGAAGCTAACtacttgtttttgggtGATTATGTTGACAGAGGTAAACAAAGTTTGGAAACCATCTGTCTTTTGTTGGCCTATAAGATCAAATACCCAGAGAATTTCTTCATATTAAGAGGTAATCATGAGTGTGCTTCCATTAACAGAATCTATGGTTTCTATGATGAGTGTAAGAGACGTTATAATATCAAATTATGGAAGACCTTTACCGATTGTTTCAATTGTTTACCAATTGCCGCTATAATTGATGAGAAGATTTTTACCATGCATGGAGGTTTAAGTCCAGACTTAAACACCATGGAACAAATCAGAAGAGTGATGAGACCAACTGATATTCCTGATGTTGGATTATTATGTGATTTATTATGGTCGGATCCTGATAAAGATATCACTGGATGGTCCGAAAATGATAGAGGGGTTTCCTTTACTTTTGGTCCTGATGTTGTATCAAGATTTTTGCAGAAGCATGATATGGACTTGATTTGTAGAGCTcatcaagtcgttgaagaTGGGTATGAATTTTTCTCCAAACGCCAATTGGTTACATTATTCTCAGCTCCTAATTATTGTGGAGAATTTGATAATGCCGGTGCAATGATGAGTGTGGATGAAAGTTTATTATGTTCTTTCCAGATATTGAAGCCTGCTGATAAGCAATCCAAGTACCCTCCACATCCATTGATGGGTAACAATCCTCAAAGAAAGCAAAAAAGAGGTTCAAAGTGA
- the rps27_2 gene encoding 40S ribosomal protein eS27 (EggNog:ENOG503P557; COG:J), with protein MVLVQDLLNPSPASEAQKHKKKALVQAPRSYFMDVKCHGCINITTVFSHAQTAVTCDGCATVLCTPTGGKAKLTEGCSFRKK; from the exons ATG GTTTTAGTTCAAGATTTGTTAAACCCTTCTCCAGCTTCCGAAGCTCAAAagcacaagaagaaggccTTGGTGCAAGCTCCAAGATCTTATTTCATGGACGTCAAGTGTCACGGATGtatcaacatcaccactgtGTTCTCCCATGCTCAAACCGCTGTCACTTGTGACGGATGTGCCACTGTTTTGTGTACCCCAACCGGTGGTAAGGCTAAATTAACTGAAGGATGTTCATTCAGAAAGAAGTAA
- a CDS encoding uncharacterized protein (EggNog:ENOG503P8FM), translated as MSPYIDLWKTKILYFQYKMLAQVLTVLLVVQATLAINSQALYAITKNLIYLSLDNEDLVAINFSISGDSDTDTSQSLRLLASPPSGSSLFLVKDELFGMTGDNEGDLSLSKYNGDEDEWDTIKLNSTQITDNQFYNSSSYLTSFDSDQIYIYGGINADDEVSDRLLSLDFNTFVLSNISTTTKPESFYGASNLIAPDSSTQLLIAGKSSQGWLNMFQLATWNFESGWSFKTVAKGGNSINSRQQPLVLPIFNKLDNNSLSTVVNYYHVSKVLVIGGEQNGKSSSPEIAYLDVSENDWTYSVPTIDNSVFNADDYIGIVTVFENIITISKSSSKRDGQYEVNYFDLNFEKASKINVPSDPAKSSKEESASIQQKAILGTVIPIGALICIVAGGYFFMKKRKAQKLERELKDLNYHFENNYKVEGTHNALFNDSHSTLDVDSIDSWVRKRQEFDRNQHMQSQETLTRENSIVDYFNIKERDDEDEDENSFVSTPQPLKTLSKLNKRVVRLKKSISFNSLPSPERRANLLNDDEARIDIITPTKTRTRNLSPVRSPIKTRSSIDSAKVKPVEEPNVFDDYEFASEEKSIDDFDVDVQVLVSSKRRSTLKVVNPDVSSSRSDSIRYRTPSNDSINEDL; from the coding sequence ATGTCCCCATATATTGATTTATGGAAGACCAAAATTTTGTACTTCCAATACAAAATGTTAGCACAGGTCTTGACGGTGTTGCTAGTGGTACAAGCAACCCTAGCAATAAACTCTCAAGCATTATAtgccatcaccaagaaccTAATCTATTTGAGTTTGGACAATGAGGATTTGGTTGCAATCAACTTCTCGATTTCAGGTGATTCGGATACTGATACTTCTCAATCGCTTAGGTTATTAGCGAGTCCTCCCTCCGGTTCATCGTTGTTTCTTGTGAAAGATGAGTTGTTTGGAATGACAGGAGACAACGAAGGTGATTTGAGTCTCTCAAAGTATAATGGAGATGAGGACGAGTGGGACACAATCAAGCTCAATTCTACCCAAATCACCGATAATCAGTTCTACAACTCCTCCAGCTATCTAACATCCTTTGATTCAGACCAGATATATATCTACGGTGGAATTAATGCTGACGATGAAGTTTCTGATAGACTACTCTCTTTGGACTTCAATACGTTTGTATTATCCAACatttcaaccaccaccaaaccaGAATCTTTTTACGGAGCTTCCAACTTGATAGCACCAGACTCATCCACTCAGTTGTTGATAGCAGGCAAAAGCAGCCAAGGCTGGCTAAACATGTTCCAGTTGGCCACCTGGAATTTCGAAAGTGGGTGGTCCTTCAAAACGGTTGCAAAAGGTGGGAACAGTATCAACTCCAGACAACAACCTCTTGTTTTACCCATTTTCAATAAACTAGACAACAACTCGCTAAGTACTGTGGTAAATTACTACCATGTCAGCAAAGTGTTGGTGATTGGAGGTGAACAAAATGGTAAGTCCAGTAGTCCCGAAATCGCCTATTTGGACGTGAGTGAGAACGATTGGACTTACAGTGTACCCACCATAGACAATTCTGTTTTCAATGCTGATGACTATATAGGTATAGTCACTGTGTTTGAgaacatcatcaccatttcCAAAAGTAGCTCCAAAAGAGACGGCCAATATGAAGTTAACTACTTCGACTTGAATTTTGAAAAAGCCCTGAAAATCAATGTTCCAAGTGATCCGGCTAAGTCGAGCAAAGAGGAAAGTGCTTCAATACAACAAAAAGCCATTCTTGGAACCGTCATTCCAATTGGGGCATTGATATGCATTGTGGCCGGTGGCTACTTTTTCATGAAGAAGCGGAAGgcccaaaaacttgaacgaGAATTAAAGGACTTAAACTACCATTTCGAGAATAACTACAAGGTTGAAGGAACACACAATGCCTTATTCAATGATTCTCATTCCACATTGGATGTAGATTCAATAGACTCATGGGTCAGAAAGAGACAGGAGTTCGACAGAAACCAACATATGCAGAGCCAAGAAACCCTTACTAGAGAAAACAGTATAGTGGACTATTTCAATATTAAGGAAAGAgacgacgaagatgaagatgaaaacTCATTTGTGCTGACGCCACAACCACTTAAGACCCTCAGCAAACTTAACAAACGAGTTGTTCGGCTCAAGAAGTCCATCAGTTTCAACAGCCTTCCTTCTCCAGAAAGAAGAGCGAATCTTctcaatgatgatgaagccCGAATCGACATCATCACTCCAACTAAAACGAGGACCAGAAACTTAAGTCCGGTAAGAAGTCCCATAAAAACCCGCTCTAGTATCGACAGCGCCAAAGTGAAacctgttgaagaacctaATGTGTTCGACGACTACGAGTTTGCTTCTGAAGAGAAGTCAATCGATGATTTCGATGTTGATGTGCAGGTTCTCGTGAGCTCCAAAAGAAGATCCACGTTAAAAGTGGTCAACCCTGACGTCTCTTCGTCACGTCTGGATAGTATCCGGTACCGGACCCCCTCTAATGACTCTATTAATGAAGACTTGTGA